Genomic window (Methanoculleus thermophilus):
GCGAGGAGGGCATCCTCGCCCCGTGCGGCGATCGATGCGTATATCTTCTGCCGGGCATCGTAGAGCGCCCGGTAGCGGTGGCGGAACCGTTCGTCCTCGACCGAGGGGAAGATGGTCAGGAACTGCCCGCCTGCCTCGCCCATGAGGCGATCGTCGCCGAGGAGCGCGATGCAGAGGTCGGTGAACCGCTCCGAGACCTCTGCCTCCGGGTCTTTGAGCAGCCTGAGCATCTGCTGGTCGGCGAGCGCAAGGAACGCGGTGAACCGGCCGACGATATCGCCATCCCTCGTCACCTGTAGGTAGAGTTCGTCCTCCGGCGGCCGGTATGCCACCTTCCCGTAGAAGGAGTAGCCGCGGTTGAGGGAGAGGAATGCGGGTTGGTCGACGTCATCGAGGACGATCTCCCCCTCTTCGTCCGCGATCCGGACTGTCCGCTCCAAAATATCCCGGCCGCTCTGTTCGACGAGCGCGAACCGGAACGGGAACTCCCAGATGCGGCCGCCCGGCGAGCGATTCTGCCGGTAGGAGAGGGTGAGCCGCCGGAACTCCGGGTCGTAGGTCCGCGTCACGGCAAGGACCGGATACTCTTTCTCCTTCAGCCAGACCGCCGCCATCCGCGAGAAGTCCTGGCCCGAGACCTCTTCCATGCAGCGCATCCAGTCGGCCCGCGAAGCGTTCGAGTGCCGGAACCGGTCATGGTAGCGGGCGAGCCCTTCGGCAAACGTCTCCTTCCCCATCAGCGTCTCGATCATCCTGACGAACTCGGGGGCTTTGACGTAGGTGACGCCGGTGATGAGGTCGTTTGGGTCGTTGAAGCCGTCCGGCTCGATCGGCATCGAGCCCGCGCCCCGATCGAGCGTGAGCGTCCCGGCCGCAGGGTCAAGGAGGTCGAGGACGGTCTGGAGGCGCGAGTAGGCCTCCCCGAAGAGGAAGGCATGGTGCTGGTTCTCGATATGGACCGTCACGGCCTCATTCAGCCAGATCTCGAACGGGCTCCACCCCGTCACCTCGGAGCCGTTCTCGTTGTGGTAGTACTCGTGGACCTTCACCCGGATCATGTACTCGAATGCCGGGTCGGTCGTATCGGGTCCGGGCATGAGCCGGTTTGCAGCGATCGTCGTGTTTCCGACGTTCTCCATCCCGCCGAAATCGGAGTTCTGCATGGCTATCTCCCGGTAGACCGCACCGGTGTAGGCGTAGCCGGGGGTGATCTTTGTAATCAGTCCGGCGAGCCTCTTTCTCGTCTCTACAAGTGTCTCCTGATCCCCGGAACGTTTTGCCTCGTCCCGCACCCGCGTAAGACGCCAGATCTCCTGGCGGATCTCCCGGTCGCGGTACTGCTCACGGCCGGTGAAGAGGTGGACCCACATCACGGCGTCCGCGAGGATATCGAGCGCCCGCTCCGCCCCTTCGGGATCGGAGCCGGGTTTTGCGAGGAGTTCCAGCGTGAACGTCCGGCCGTCGGGGTACTCGAACTCCCGCCGGTAGGCATCGTAGCACCCTACCCCGAGGAAGAAGAGGTAGGGTGCCATCGGAGTTGTGGTGTTCTCGTATCTCTGGATGGATCGGCCGGGAGCGCAGGGGATCCGTGGTCCCACCGGGTCGCCGTTTGATATGGTATTCGTGTACCCGTTATCGGCGATGATCGTCGTCGTGTAGGTGCACTTCGCGGTCATATCGTCAAGACAGGGGACCAGCCGCTGGAACCCCCACTGCTGGCACTGGGTGATCTGGGTGGGCGGTCCTCCAGGGCAGAGTCCGTCGTAGTAGAGCCCTTCAAGGACGTGGCTGCTCGGGCGGCAGATCGTCTCGGTCTCGAGGGTGAACCGTGTTCGGGGCGGGACGGGGGTCTCGAAGGCGACGGTGAGGATCGCGGCTTTTCGGTCGTAGGTATGGGTGACGGGGTACTCGGCGCACTCGACCCGGAGAATGGCCAGGTCCCGGGCGTTCAAGGCGAGGGACGAGAGCGGTGCATCGAGGCTCTCGGCAGTGAGGGCTGAGACGACCCGGGTATGGCCGTCGTAGACGTCGAAGATGAGGTCCATGTGGACGACCCGAACGGGGAGCGCCCCAAAATCCTCCGGATAGTAGCGAAAGAGCCGCTGCTCTACGTAGTCCATCAAAGTTCCGCCTCGCCGGTGATCTCGCGGAGCGCACGCCGGATCGCGGTCCTGACCTCGGGCTCCTCCTCATCCTCGAGCGCTGCTGCGAGGGCCGGGACGGCACGCGCATCGTGGAGTTTCCCGAGGGCCTCGGCCGCGGCGGACCTTACATCCTTCTTTTTATCCGATAGAAGTGGACAGAGCGGTTCGACCGCGCGGATATCACCAAGTTCGCCAAGCGACCAGGCGGCTCCGCGCCGCGCCCACCGGTTGGAGTCGGCGAGGAGGAGAAGGAGCGGCTCAACCGCCCGGGGATCTCGGAGTTTCCCGAGTGCCTGTGCCGCGACCCAGCGGACCTCGTTCTCCCGGTCGTTGAGGGCGGCAATCAGCGGCTCGACCGCCCGGGGATCGGCGCACCCCGCGAGTGCCTCGGCCGCCCGGAGCCGGTATGGGGTGCTTTCGTCGGAGAGCTGCTCGATGTATTTGCCGATGTACTCTTCACGCCGCTTCTCTTTATCTTCTATGAGGCGTTTTACTGAGCGTTCCATCTCATCTCACCAGTGGATGCTGCATGGGAATATCACTTGCCATATATATGTGCCGGGCACGAGGCCCTCAAGCGCGGCAAGTTATGAGTTATGCCGCCGCTTGAGGTCATCATACATTCTCGTCCTCGTCTATAACGTCGAATGCCACGACTCTATAGTTGTAATACCTTCCATCGGGTGCGGTGAATGAGAGGAAGACCATCAGTCCGTGCTCGTCCGATATCCAGAGTTCTCCATCGTCATCAACGGTGTAGTACTCGAAACCGAACTCGGTGAGAGCCTCCTCGATGGCATTGTCGACCTCCATCTCCTGGACCATCTCAAACGTCGTAGCCAGGGGATACTGCCGCTCTTCGAGGGCAGAGATCTGGAGTTTTGCACGTTTCTCTGCAAGGAAAAGGCTATCGAGAGTGGCTATGATCTCCTGCGCGACGGCATTGGTCTCCTCGGACCCCATATCGGTACCCTTGGATCTATCGGTATATCTTTCTTGAGACTCGGGGTGGGCCATCACCCCCAAGGAGCCGGATGCTGGCAACCTGGTGCAGACGCATCCGCTGGACCCGGGAACGATTTCACCTCCCTTCCCCTGGGCGGTGGAAAAAACCGTTACTGACCGGCCGGAACAGAGATTTATCCCGCCGAACGCGCTCGCATAACGAAACCCTAAAACATCTCCGCGCCGATACAAGGCTGATGGCAGAAGGCAGGCTCAAGATTGTCGTTTTCGGTTCATTCAATGCAGGTAAATCCAGTCTCATCCAGGCACTCGATCCCCAAAGCCGCCACATTGAAGCGGCCTCAAGTGAGGGGCCGACAACCGTCGCCTTCGATTTCGGCAGACTGCAGGTAAGAGATCAGATGGTCTACCTCTTCGGAACGCCGGGGCAGGAACGCTTCGAGTTTGTCCGGCAGATCCTCTCGCGCGGAATGGACGGCGCGATCATCGTTGTGGATGCAACCAGGGGGGTGGACGCCATGACGCGCCACCTGTATGCGCAGCTGAAGGCCCTCGGGGTGCCGCTTGCGTTCATGGCAAACAAGTGCGACTGCCCGGGCGCAATGCCCGAGGCCGTCAGCCAGGCTCTCCCCGGGGAGATGGTGCACCCCATCTCGGCACGGAACGGCGAGAACGTCCATGCAGCGCTCGATGCCTTCATCACAACCCTGATCGCCCGGTAGCGATCACTTTTACTCCCTCCGGGTCGTTCTTTCTAAGACAATGATCCGCAAAGAGAACTATATCAGGGAGGTTGTCGGGTTGATTTCGGGCCTCCTCGTGAGCGGGGAGGCCGCGGATCTCCTCGCCTACCTGGTTGCGGAAAGCCGTCTGCCGGGAGTGCGGGCGAACCTTGAGCTTGCCGGAGCCTTCAGCGAAACCGTGCGCGAGTTTGCTGCTGCTGATTCCGACATCCAGCACGTGCTCTGGGACCTCTGTGTCGAGTTCGCTTCTGTTGACCCCGAGGATGCACCGGCAGATGACCCGCATGAGTTCCTCTCGATCTGCGGCGTCCTGGGGATCGGGGCGATCGGATCCGTATCCCCGGCGTGTGCGGATAAGGCGGTCGCATACCTTGTGGAGGCCTCCACCGATCCGCGGTGGCGGGTTCGAGACGCGGTGGTGACGGGGGTCCGGGATCTTCTTGCCCGGCAGCGCGATACAGCCGTCCCCAGACTTGAAGGCTGGGTGGAGGGCGGTTCCTGGCTTGCGATGCGGGCTGCAGTTGAAGGTGTGGCCGCACCGGATCTGCTCGCCGAGCCGGAACTCGCAGAGATGGCGCTGCGGCTCCACCGGAAGGCGTTGATACGTGTATATATGGCGAAGGAGAGGGGTTCCGATGATTTTCTCGCGCTCAAAAGAGCGCTTGGCTCTACGCTCAGCCAGGTCGTCACCGCTCTCCCCGGGATCGGCTTTGAGTACCTGCGGCAGCTTGCGACCCTCGATGATCAGGATATCCGGTGGATTGTGCGGGAGAACCTCAAAGAGGATCGGCTTGCGAACCGGTATCCTGAGACGGTGGAGCATATCCGGGCACAGCTGACTTAAGAGGAGTGCGGAGAGCGCCTCGTGCCCAAAGGTGCATGGGGTGTTCTCCAGCAGCCGCAGGAGATTGTCCTCTCTGAAGCCGGGAGAATGGTCCCGATGGGCATGCTCTCTCCTCTGCCGAAATGCGCTCGTCGCCCTCACACCCCGTATCGCTGCCATGCCTCCGTAACGTGCGGCGCCTTCATCCCAGGTTAGATGAATGTACCCCGGGCATGTCGACCCACACCTTTTTACGCGGCGGTATCTTAGGGGTGCACGCTTGCCCCATGATGCCGTTTCGCCAGTTCCTGGAGTTTGTCAAACCTGCCGTCAACCAGCGGATCGAGGAGGTCGCGAGAGGTGAGGGGGATATCGACCCCGCCGTGCTCCCTCTCCTTACCAGGGGAAAGCGGATGAGGGCCGGGCTCCTCCTCCGTATCTACGCTTGCCTTGTCCCGGGATGGCGTACCTCCCTCCGCCAGGTGCTCGATCTCGCCTGCGCCGTCGAGTTTGCCCACGCAGCAAGCCTGATCCTCGACGACATGCTGGACGGCGATGCCACTAGGCGCGGTCTCCCTTCTCTCCATCTCACCCGGGGAGAGGGGCGGGCGGTCCTCGAGACCATCGGCATCCTTGCTCTTCCCTACGCGCTTGCCGCGCCCTACGGTGCCGGATACGTCGCGATGCTCGCATCGGCTCAGCGGCGCATGGCCCGTGGAGTGGCCTGGGAGATGCTCGGGGGGCCGGATCTCCCCGCATCGGAACGTTACGATGCGATCGTCACCCGAAAGACCGGGTGTCTCTTCTCGCTTGCTGCGGCCTGGGGCGGCATGGCGGCGGGAGCTGATGGTGAGGTCGTTAGGGCGCTTGCTCGGTACGGTCTCTCCACCGGGAAGGTGATGCAGATCGCAGACGATATCACGGACCTGGATGCGCTTGCTAACGGCGTCCGCCAATCTCGTCCGGGATCTGAGTCGCTTCTCCTCCAGTCCGTCATGGAGCGCTCCCATCCGCCGGGGGCCAACGGCACCCGGGAGGCACTTGAGCGGGTGCTTGAGCGGGAGATCCGTGATGCGGCCGCCGGGATCACGGGTGATGGCTGGGGGCGGGTGCCCCTTGAGGCAAAAGTGGCTTTCCGGGCGACGATCTACGATATTGTGGGGCTTACTCTCGGGAAGGAGGGGCCGATTGGTGGGGATACGCCCCGCGCTCTCTTCCCGCAACGCTAAATACCACTCTGCCCAACACTCTTTCCGAGATACATGCCGGTTGTAACCATTCGTATGGCAAGCGGAAGAACGCTTGAGCAGAAACGGATTCTTGCCGCCGAGATCACCGCCGCGATAACGAGGACGCTCGGTGTCGACCCGGAACAGGTTTTCGTCTTCTTTGAGGAACACGATAAGGAGAATATCGCACAGGCGGGGAGACTCTTCTCGGAGTCGTAGTTCTTTTACCGGAGGCCTTCATCCTTCCGGGAGTGAACGGATATGGCACGTGAACTTGACGAGAGGGATTTTGCTATCCTGCGTAAACTGGCCCCCGAGTACAGCGGCATCCTCTGTCCGGAGTCCGGGCACGAGTTCCGCTCGGTCCTCCCTCCGGTCTCAAACCACATCGCCGTAGACGCAGAGGACTTTGCGGAGCGGGTGGGTCGCCTCTCGGATGAGGATTGGGGTTACCTTGCCGACCAGATCCTCTCCGGCCGGGAGGACCTCGGATGTATGCCCGAGGAGGATATCGATACCATCCTCGCCCGGATCCGGGAGGCTGTCTCCGAGGAGGCGGCGAAACAAATAGAGAGGCTGTACCACCTCTCTGGATGCGGATTGCTGTAGAGATTGGCTACCCCAAAGCAGAATATGTCTCGGGGACAACAGATTCCT
Coding sequences:
- a CDS encoding polyprenyl synthetase family protein, whose amino-acid sequence is MMPFRQFLEFVKPAVNQRIEEVARGEGDIDPAVLPLLTRGKRMRAGLLLRIYACLVPGWRTSLRQVLDLACAVEFAHAASLILDDMLDGDATRRGLPSLHLTRGEGRAVLETIGILALPYALAAPYGAGYVAMLASAQRRMARGVAWEMLGGPDLPASERYDAIVTRKTGCLFSLAAAWGGMAAGADGEVVRALARYGLSTGKVMQIADDITDLDALANGVRQSRPGSESLLLQSVMERSHPPGANGTREALERVLEREIRDAAAGITGDGWGRVPLEAKVAFRATIYDIVGLTLGKEGPIGGDTPRALFPQR
- a CDS encoding M1 family metallopeptidase; its protein translation is MDYVEQRLFRYYPEDFGALPVRVVHMDLIFDVYDGHTRVVSALTAESLDAPLSSLALNARDLAILRVECAEYPVTHTYDRKAAILTVAFETPVPPRTRFTLETETICRPSSHVLEGLYYDGLCPGGPPTQITQCQQWGFQRLVPCLDDMTAKCTYTTTIIADNGYTNTISNGDPVGPRIPCAPGRSIQRYENTTTPMAPYLFFLGVGCYDAYRREFEYPDGRTFTLELLAKPGSDPEGAERALDILADAVMWVHLFTGREQYRDREIRQEIWRLTRVRDEAKRSGDQETLVETRKRLAGLITKITPGYAYTGAVYREIAMQNSDFGGMENVGNTTIAANRLMPGPDTTDPAFEYMIRVKVHEYYHNENGSEVTGWSPFEIWLNEAVTVHIENQHHAFLFGEAYSRLQTVLDLLDPAAGTLTLDRGAGSMPIEPDGFNDPNDLITGVTYVKAPEFVRMIETLMGKETFAEGLARYHDRFRHSNASRADWMRCMEEVSGQDFSRMAAVWLKEKEYPVLAVTRTYDPEFRRLTLSYRQNRSPGGRIWEFPFRFALVEQSGRDILERTVRIADEEGEIVLDDVDQPAFLSLNRGYSFYGKVAYRPPEDELYLQVTRDGDIVGRFTAFLALADQQMLRLLKDPEAEVSERFTDLCIALLGDDRLMGEAGGQFLTIFPSVEDERFRHRYRALYDARQKIYASIAARGEDALLAIYRQAAAESAPGRSASLEAEAATIRRRQRKNICLAILATLDSPTIHELLFGQFEEATNATDRLTAFRLILESSAPKRLEVLKEFAAESSKNPVAWESFLAAVAGSDCDDLVPILQRIESSPAFAIEQADQQRALYGRFALNRKRSLETDEGRTYLSEILRRLAPINEYSTVRVLDAFAFIDAMEPEHRVPTVAVLADLLTSIDPLAHPSVYNNIRRFLLGAPEAARAYEAEHGEIPGLKRT
- a CDS encoding 2-hydroxymuconate tautomerase, with product MPVVTIRMASGRTLEQKRILAAEITAAITRTLGVDPEQVFVFFEEHDKENIAQAGRLFSES
- a CDS encoding GTP-binding protein — its product is MAEGRLKIVVFGSFNAGKSSLIQALDPQSRHIEAASSEGPTTVAFDFGRLQVRDQMVYLFGTPGQERFEFVRQILSRGMDGAIIVVDATRGVDAMTRHLYAQLKALGVPLAFMANKCDCPGAMPEAVSQALPGEMVHPISARNGENVHAALDAFITTLIAR
- a CDS encoding HEAT repeat domain-containing protein, with protein sequence MERSVKRLIEDKEKRREEYIGKYIEQLSDESTPYRLRAAEALAGCADPRAVEPLIAALNDRENEVRWVAAQALGKLRDPRAVEPLLLLLADSNRWARRGAAWSLGELGDIRAVEPLCPLLSDKKKDVRSAAAEALGKLHDARAVPALAAALEDEEEPEVRTAIRRALREITGEAEL